Proteins from a genomic interval of Yoonia sp. GPGPB17:
- a CDS encoding DUF1499 domain-containing protein has translation MRILITLAVLVAALMAYIRFAPTDTATWHQMPDTAAPGDTTEAGSFLAVRRITAPSDQVLAAAEQRALATPRTTLVAGNVQEGMITFQTRSLFWGFPDHTTVGVKDDHLVIYGRLRFGRSDLGVNKARIESWLETLGPLTEPL, from the coding sequence TTGCGTATACTGATCACTCTTGCCGTCTTGGTCGCGGCGTTGATGGCCTACATCCGGTTTGCGCCGACTGATACAGCCACATGGCATCAGATGCCTGATACGGCTGCACCGGGCGACACCACTGAAGCGGGGTCGTTTCTCGCGGTGCGACGCATCACTGCCCCGTCCGATCAGGTTCTTGCGGCGGCCGAACAACGCGCGCTGGCGACACCGCGGACCACCTTGGTGGCTGGCAATGTGCAAGAGGGGATGATCACCTTTCAAACACGGTCCCTGTTTTGGGGGTTTCCTGATCATACAACCGTCGGCGTTAAGGATGATCATTTGGTGATCTATGGGCGTCTGCGCTTTGGCCGCTCTGATCTGGGCGTCAACAAGGCGCGTATCGAAAGCTGGCTGGAAACGCTTGGCCCCTTGACCGAGCCGCTCTGA
- the speB gene encoding agmatinase — translation MPNQPISGNDLARFSGPQTFMRLPEVDSAEDLDVGFIGIPMDIGTSWRSGTRMGPKQLREQSAMIRPYNIQTGAAPFDALQCADLGDVAINTFSLSDSVRIITETYAAHLKHDFIPMTLGGDHTLTLPVLRAIAQKHGPVALIHVDAHADVNDEMFGERETHGTVFRRAYEEKIITPDKVFQIGLRGTGYTADDFTEAAGWGFNQYLAPDLWHKSLSPLAADIKAEIGDQPCYITYDIDSLDPAYAPGTGTPEIGGLTTPQAMELIRGLRGLNIVGCDLVEVSPPYDTSGNTALTGANLMFEMLSILPGVPYR, via the coding sequence ATGCCGAACCAACCTATATCTGGGAATGATCTGGCGCGGTTTTCGGGGCCGCAAACCTTCATGCGTTTGCCCGAGGTTGATAGCGCCGAGGACTTGGATGTTGGCTTTATCGGGATCCCGATGGACATTGGCACCTCTTGGCGTTCTGGCACCCGCATGGGGCCGAAACAACTGCGCGAACAATCGGCGATGATCCGGCCCTACAACATCCAGACCGGTGCCGCGCCCTTTGACGCGCTACAATGCGCCGATCTTGGCGATGTGGCGATCAACACGTTTTCATTGAGTGACAGTGTCCGTATTATTACAGAGACTTACGCAGCACACCTCAAGCATGATTTCATTCCGATGACGCTTGGTGGGGATCATACTTTGACGTTGCCGGTCTTGCGCGCCATTGCGCAGAAACATGGGCCGGTTGCCCTGATCCATGTCGATGCCCATGCCGACGTGAACGATGAAATGTTTGGCGAGCGTGAAACCCATGGCACGGTGTTCCGCCGTGCTTATGAAGAAAAGATCATCACGCCAGACAAAGTGTTCCAGATTGGGCTGCGCGGCACAGGATATACTGCCGATGACTTTACCGAAGCCGCAGGTTGGGGGTTTAATCAATATCTTGCCCCTGATCTGTGGCATAAGTCACTCTCACCCTTAGCTGCTGATATCAAAGCAGAAATCGGTGATCAGCCATGCTACATCACCTATGATATCGACAGCCTTGACCCGGCCTATGCCCCCGGCACGGGCACGCCAGAGATCGGTGGTTTGACGACCCCGCAGGCGATGGAATTGATCCGTGGCTTGCGCGGGCTGAATATCGTGGGCTGCGATCTGGTTGAAGTTTCCCCGCCCTATGATACGTCAGGTAATACGGCGCTCACGGGGGCCAATTTGATGTTCGAGATGCTCTCGATCCTGCCGGGTGTCCCGTACCGGTAG
- the speB gene encoding agmatinase, which produces MTLSKARDTIDRAFSATDRRGLAYENAFGGATSFLRRTYTKDLTGFDLAVTGVPFDQAVTHRPGTRFGPRAIREASSLQPFDPPYGWDGFDPLSEFAIADFGDLAFDYADVPGVPDLLQAHIAGILAQGCGAITLGGDHFITLPILRAYAEKYGPLSVVQFDAHSDLWPDDDMNRIDHGTMMYKAVKLGVVDVSRSIQIGIRTECEDYLGMPYIDARTCHEKGSAWVSDQIKARIGDHPTYVSFDIDALDPAFAPGTGTPVWGGLASWQAAAMLRDMAGMNMVGGDVVEVSPPYDTTGATAIAGAHVAMELCCLALWNKRKK; this is translated from the coding sequence ATGACACTTTCTAAAGCAAGAGACACCATTGATCGCGCATTTTCGGCGACGGATCGCCGTGGTTTGGCCTATGAGAACGCCTTTGGTGGCGCGACATCGTTCCTGCGCCGGACCTATACCAAGGACCTGACCGGGTTTGATCTGGCCGTGACCGGTGTGCCGTTTGATCAGGCCGTCACGCATCGCCCCGGCACGCGCTTTGGGCCGCGTGCCATTCGGGAAGCGTCGAGTTTACAGCCTTTCGATCCGCCTTATGGATGGGATGGTTTTGATCCTTTGAGTGAATTTGCCATCGCAGATTTTGGCGATCTGGCGTTCGACTATGCCGATGTACCGGGCGTGCCAGACCTGTTGCAGGCGCATATCGCCGGGATTTTGGCACAAGGTTGCGGAGCGATTACCTTGGGCGGTGATCACTTTATCACGCTGCCGATATTGCGTGCCTATGCCGAGAAGTATGGGCCCCTATCAGTGGTCCAGTTTGATGCCCACTCTGATTTGTGGCCTGACGACGATATGAACCGCATTGATCACGGGACGATGATGTATAAAGCGGTCAAGCTGGGCGTTGTTGATGTGAGCCGCTCTATTCAGATTGGTATCCGCACAGAATGCGAAGATTATCTTGGCATGCCATACATCGATGCGCGGACCTGCCATGAAAAGGGCAGCGCTTGGGTAAGCGATCAGATCAAGGCGCGTATTGGGGATCATCCAACTTATGTCAGCTTCGACATTGACGCGCTGGACCCGGCCTTTGCACCCGGTACGGGGACACCTGTTTGGGGTGGGCTGGCCTCTTGGCAGGCGGCGGCAATGCTGCGCGATATGGCAGGGATGAACATGGTCGGGGGTGATGTGGTCGAGGTATCGCCACCTTATGACACGACCGGGGCGACAGCGATTGCGGGTGCACATGTCGCGATGGAGCTGTGTTGCCTTGCGCTTTGGAACAAAAGGAAAAAGTGA
- a CDS encoding M20 aminoacylase family protein → MPIINRIADYADDMTAWRRHLHAHPELQFECFETAKFVAEKLRAFGVDEIHEGIATSGVVAIINGRAAGPTIGLRADMDALPMQEETGLPYASTIPGKMHACGHDGHTTMLLGAARYLVETRNFAGRVALIFQPAEEGGGGGQVMVHEGVLDRFNVAEVYALHSGPGDPVGSFYTTPGPILAAVDTMHIHITGIGGHGAYPYETADPVVAAVGIVNAIQTIVSRNNRAYDDLVVSVTQIHTGSADNIVPEKAYINGTIRTLLKETQAMVHKRLTEIVAGHAAAYGVEAELTYEYGYPATINDPVKTAFAADVAREISPDVDDARQYEMGAEDFSYMLNERPGAYVYVGNGESAGLHHPAYDFADGAAPAGASYFARLVERALPPADA, encoded by the coding sequence ATGCCCATTATCAACCGCATAGCCGACTACGCCGACGATATGACGGCATGGCGCAGACACCTGCACGCCCATCCCGAATTGCAGTTTGAATGCTTCGAGACGGCAAAGTTTGTCGCTGAAAAATTGCGTGCTTTTGGTGTTGATGAAATTCACGAAGGGATCGCCACATCCGGCGTTGTCGCCATTATTAACGGGCGTGCGGCGGGACCAACAATTGGCCTGCGGGCCGATATGGATGCCTTGCCGATGCAAGAGGAAACCGGCCTGCCTTATGCGTCAACCATTCCCGGAAAGATGCACGCCTGCGGGCATGACGGGCATACGACGATGCTCTTGGGTGCCGCACGCTATCTGGTGGAAACCCGGAACTTTGCGGGCCGGGTCGCGCTGATCTTTCAACCCGCCGAAGAGGGCGGCGGGGGCGGGCAGGTGATGGTGCATGAAGGTGTGCTTGACCGGTTCAATGTGGCAGAGGTTTATGCATTGCACAGCGGTCCCGGCGACCCGGTCGGATCGTTTTATACAACGCCGGGCCCAATCCTTGCAGCGGTTGATACGATGCATATCCATATTACGGGCATTGGCGGTCATGGCGCCTACCCATATGAGACTGCTGACCCTGTGGTAGCCGCTGTCGGCATCGTGAATGCGATCCAGACGATCGTCAGCCGTAACAATCGGGCCTATGACGATCTCGTTGTGTCTGTAACGCAGATCCATACCGGGTCTGCTGATAACATCGTTCCTGAAAAAGCCTATATCAATGGCACGATCCGCACGCTGTTGAAAGAGACCCAAGCAATGGTCCATAAGCGCCTGACAGAGATCGTTGCAGGCCATGCAGCGGCCTATGGTGTCGAAGCGGAACTGACCTATGAGTATGGCTATCCCGCAACGATTAATGACCCAGTAAAAACAGCCTTTGCCGCGGATGTCGCACGTGAAATCTCGCCCGATGTCGATGATGCCCGACAATATGAGATGGGGGCAGAAGACTTCTCTTACATGCTGAATGAACGCCCCGGCGCCTATGTCTATGTGGGCAACGGGGAAAGTGCGGGCTTGCATCATCCGGCCTATGATTTCGCTGATGGGGCGGCACCCGCTGGTGCCTCATATTTTGCGCGCCTGGTTGAGCGGGCATTGCCACCAGCGGACGCGTGA